A portion of the Clostridiales bacterium genome contains these proteins:
- a CDS encoding Stp1/IreP family PP2C-type Ser/Thr phosphatase, whose amino-acid sequence MSAVSRKRWYAGLTDVGRVRTHNEDAVLLEPPLFAVADGLGGHEAGEVASSVALGALVEAAPRRPDAKALGRAVRAANRAVISAAREGLGRNGMGTTVTAALVEGTRIAIAHVGDSRAYLLHGDGLERLTEDHSLVADMIRSGTITEEQSRTHPNRSVITRALGTDPNMYPDTFEVEAGIGDRLLLCSDGLTGMLPDARIEEILDSYRDPEMAVRMLVDAANEAGGHDNISVAVVDIVTGQHRSPATERPGRGWLSALVWVFAVVAVLGIAVWGTYRYAYDRAYLVTEDQYVVIYRGIPGDFAGLRLRWLEAETTVTASALDPVTAQRLATGVPVESVDAAFELIELYRAHLETQGVDPNAGPPPAETGTP is encoded by the coding sequence GTGAGCGCGGTATCTCGCAAGCGATGGTACGCCGGCCTGACCGACGTAGGCCGCGTCCGTACCCACAACGAAGACGCTGTCTTGCTCGAGCCGCCGCTTTTCGCTGTCGCTGACGGCTTGGGCGGACACGAAGCCGGCGAGGTCGCGAGCAGTGTGGCGCTCGGCGCGCTCGTCGAAGCCGCGCCCCGCAGGCCCGACGCCAAAGCTCTCGGCCGAGCGGTGCGAGCCGCAAACCGGGCGGTTATCTCGGCGGCGCGCGAGGGACTCGGACGCAATGGGATGGGCACGACCGTAACGGCTGCGCTCGTCGAGGGCACGCGCATCGCGATCGCCCACGTCGGCGACAGCCGGGCGTACCTTCTGCACGGTGACGGGTTGGAGCGCCTGACTGAAGACCACTCGCTCGTCGCGGACATGATCCGCTCGGGCACCATCACTGAAGAACAGTCGCGGACACACCCAAACCGAAGCGTCATCACCCGCGCGCTCGGCACCGACCCCAACATGTACCCTGACACCTTCGAGGTCGAAGCCGGAATCGGCGACCGTCTCCTGCTGTGCTCCGATGGACTCACGGGCATGCTTCCCGACGCCCGCATCGAAGAGATCCTCGACTCATACCGCGACCCCGAGATGGCTGTGCGCATGCTCGTCGACGCCGCCAACGAGGCGGGTGGGCACGACAATATCTCGGTAGCCGTGGTCGACATCGTCACCGGCCAGCATCGCTCGCCCGCAACTGAGCGACCCGGGCGCGGTTGGCTCTCCGCGCTCGTGTGGGTGTTCGCGGTTGTCGCCGTGCTCGGAATCGCGGTGTGGGGCACGTACCGCTACGCATACGACCGCGCGTACCTGGTGACTGAAGACCAGTACGTCGTGATCTACCGCGGCATACCCGGCGATTTCGCCGGCTTGCGTCTACGATGGCTCGAAGCCGAGACGACCGTCACCGCGAGCGCGCTCGATCCGGTAACCGCGCAACGCCTCGCGACAGGCGTGCCCGTGGAGAGCGTCGACGCCGCCTTCGAACTC